Proteins from a genomic interval of Zingiber officinale cultivar Zhangliang chromosome 1B, Zo_v1.1, whole genome shotgun sequence:
- the LOC122008876 gene encoding uncharacterized protein LOC122008876 has product MNDPSQMLMNRGFGIWPPPGPEDPMGFYSSCRLPPPFAAPGGAVPGRVMNWKAKKLVGHRKKAAAVATGGVPLGGGGIAGGYNPAAFQEFQYENRVKARRFYSKKKFVRSAPFAPRNTTSFLIRAKKSGGIAPLVSPCPVTPAVLPTPELSPTREDLADLVKEEWGVDGYGSMKGLIRLRWPSGHETRPGEQEDGNEEETSSESDVEEHLEVERRLDHDVSRFEMVYPVEEHSLESVSASELLEGRVNDQGAHIALLEEENITLKGRLFRLDREVAELKKRVLLLESIHSDNKNTNGGNDVEEEDGEECSERSSGAAMAD; this is encoded by the coding sequence ATGAACGACCCCTCGCAGATGTTGATGAACCGTGGCTTCGGGATCTGGCCTCCTCCGGGGCCGGAGGATCCGATGGGGTTCTACAGTTCCTGCCGGCTACCTCCGCCCTTCGCTGCCCCCGGCGGAGCCGTGCCCGGCCGCGTGATGAACTGGAAGGCTAAGAAGTTAGTGGGTCACCGCAAGAAGGCGGCGGCAGTGGCTACCGGAGGTGTGCCTCTTGGTGGCGGTGGCATCGCTGGTGGATACAATCCGGCGGCATTTCAAGAATTCCAGTACGAGAATCGCGTAAAGGCGCGTCGGTTCTACTCGAAGAAGAAGTTCGTTCGCTCCGCCCCTTTCGCCCCCCGGAATACGACCTCATTCCTCATTCGCGCGAAGAAATCCGGCGGGATCGCCCCGCTGGTCTCACCATGCCCCGTCACGCCGGCGGTCCTTCCGACTCCCGAGCTCTCCCCGACGCGGGAGGACCTCGCCGACTTGGTCAAGGAGGAGTGGGGCGTCGACGGTTACGGTTCGATGAAGGGTCTAATCCGTCTCCGGTGGCCGAGCGGCCACGAGACCCGGCCCGGCGAGCAGGAGGATGGTAACGAAGAGGAAACGTCGAGCGAGAGCGACGTCGAAGAACACTTGGAGGTCGAGCGCCGGCTTGACCACGATGTGAGTCGGTTCGAGATGGTGTACCCCGTCGAGGAGCACAGCCTGGAGTCAGTGTCGGCGTCGGAGCTACTGGAGGGCAGAGTGAACGACCAGGGCGCGCACATAGCGCTGCTGGAGGAGGAGAACATAACGCTGAAGGGGCGGCTTTTCCGATTGGACAGAGAGGTCGCCGAGCTAAAAAAGCGGGTGCTGCTGCTGGAGTCCATCCACTCTGACAACAAGAACACTAACGGCGGCAACGACGTCGAAGAGGAGGATGGAGAGGAGTGCTCGGAACGGAGCAGCGGGGCTGCAATGGCGGATTAA